TCAGAATAAGCAGGCGGTTGTCACGCGGATCGGTTTCGCGGGTGATCAGTCCTGCATCCAGAAGGCGGCTGACGGCCCGGCTGACCTTTGCCTTGTCCATGCGCCCGCGTTCCGCAATCAGATTGGACGACAGGGGGGAATGCCGTCCCAAAATGGCCATCACGCGCCATTCCGGAATTGATATGCCAAAGCGTTCCTGGTAGATGCCAGCCAATGTCTGACTGATGCGGTTTGTCAGAATTGAAAGGCGATAGGGCAGAAAGTTTTCCAGAACCAGATCGCCGGGCGCGTGATTGTCTGTCATAGGCGTCCACTTGTATTGTTTCTTCTGAAACGAGCGTTATCTTATGGGCCCGCCTCCAAAACCACAAGTCTGCTATGGCCTCCACAATCCGCGGCGGGTGAATAAGGTTATGGCGGCGGCCGTCAGGGCGACCGCCGCCAGCAGATAATTCACAATGTATTTTCGCGGAGTGAGGATGTCTTGTAGACACCTGCCGCATAGAGCGCCCAGATCACGAAGACGGGTTGGAAAAAGGGTCGGCTCCAGTAATACCAGGGACCGAAGTCCAGTCCGGCCACATGACTGCCGGTAACGGCCACGTTAATGTTGGCAATGACCATCACGCATAAAAGGACGGCCAGTCCTACCCCGGCCCAGCCGCGAAGATTAGGCAATCCAAGTCGTTGATAGACCCGCAGCGGCAGAAGCAGGCCGACAGCGCCTGCAATCTCAAGGCCGCCCGTCAGCCAGACCAATTCAAAAGCATAGTTTTCCAGCAGGTCCGGCATCATGGGAACATAGCGGGTCGCCCCGCTCATGAAGTGATCAAGGCCGGTATAGAGAAAGGCGCAACCCATACCAAGACGCATTGCGTCACGGAGAGGGAGGCGGCGTTTGAAAAGACGGCCCGCTGCATAGGCAATCAGGCTCAAAAGGGTGAGGAGGATAAGGAAGCTCATGGTGGTCACCATAATTGTGAAGTTTACAGTGTAAACATTATCGAATATGTTTACGTTGTCAACTTCGATCTCTATGATTGCGTCAGCGAGAGAGGATTGCATGACCGAAAAAGACCCCTATCACCACGGAGACCTGAGGAACGCCTTGCTGGCAGCGGCGCGTGAAATTCTGGACGAGGCCGGTGTAAGCGGTCTTAGCCTGCGGGCGGTGGCGCGGCGTGCAGGGGTGTCGCAAACAGCGCCATACCGGCATTTCAAAGATAAGGCGGCGCTGATCGCAGCGATTGCGACGGACGGTTTTCTGGTGTTGAAGGATACTTTGGAAGCGGCTTCGGACGAAGGTCAGGAGGGAGAAGGCCTCCATTCGCTTGGGCGGGCCTATGTAAATTTCGCCCGTAAGAATACGGGGCTTTACCGTTTGATGTTCGGGCCGGAGATCGGGCAGGTAGACCGGGATGATGCCTATTGGCACGCCAGTCGCGGGACCTATGATCTGTTGGCTGGGGGACTGCCGCCGGACCGGGGGGACGAGGCAGGTGACAGACGGGCGAAGGCGCTGGCGGCCTGGTCGCTGGTCCATGGGTTGGCAATGTTGATTTTGGACGGGCAGGTGGACCTTGCAGCGGACACTGACGTGGATGGATTGATTGATCAGGTCCTGCAACGCGGGGGCATGGTGTAGGTTGCTGTGGATTGCCTGTTTTCTATCCTGTATTGAAAAATATCGAGGCCATCAACTTCTGTTAACCTTGAGGCTGTAAACTTGCATTTGTCAGGTCTGGAATATGGGCCGGACAAGACAATTTCTTTTCTGTCGGCCTGTGGAATGGAGAGCGGCATGTTAAGCGAGTTGATTGGTGAGTTGCGGTCCGGGATCAACCGTATGCGTCATAAGCCCTTTCTGGAGGCGAGCATGGCGGCAGCCGCGCTTGTTGCGCTGGCAGACGGAATTGTGAGCCTGTCGGAACGGTCGCGCCTCGACGAAATTCTTGAGGGCCTCGATCTTCTCAAACTCTATGATGTCCATGATGCGGTTGATATTTTCAACGCCCATATCGCTGCGATGGAAACGGACATGGCCCTGGGCAAGGAAGGGGCGCTGGGACAGGTAACGCTGGTCGCCGATGATGCGGTGGAGGCAGACCTTGTCGTGCGAATTGCTTTGGCGATTGGCTGCGCTGACGACAATTTAACTGCAGAAGAAATTGATATTTTGAACCGTATCTGCACGAAGCTTGGGCTGATTTCCGACCAATATTTAGAAAAATATGTAAGCCAAGACTGATTATACTGTTTTTGGCTCGTTTTGGCGCTTTCTGGCACTAGAGATTCTGGAATCTGGCCCTATACGCGAGAGGGTCTGTGCCCTTGTATTGGATCGCCATTTGAGGCAAATTGTGATCACAAAATAAAAAACTTTCCATTCACGCTTCAGGAGGATTCGCACCATGTTGGTCGGTGTGCCCAAGGAAATTAAAAACAACGAATTTCGTGTCGGCCTCGTGCCGTCCAGCGTGCGGGAGCTTGTCCATCACGGTCATCAGGTCATCGTGGAAACACAAGCTGGCGCCGGGATCGGCATCTTTGACGAGGACTATGTCGCCGCCGGTGCGGAGATCGTCAGCACCCCGGCTGAAGTTTTCGAACGCGCCGAGATGGTTGTTAAGGTGAAAGAACCGCAGCCGAATGAATGCAAGATGCTGCGCCCCGGACAGGTTCTCTATACCTACCTGCACCTGGCTCCGGATCCTGAGCAGACCAAGCTGCTGGTTGAATCCGGCTGTATTGCTATTGCCTATGAAACCGTAACCGATGCCAATGGCGGCCTGCCGCTGCTGGCGCCGATGTCGGAAGTCGCTGGCCGCATGTCGATCCAGGCTGGTGCGCATGCTCTGGAAAAATCCCAGGGCGGTCGTGGTGTGCTGCTGGGCGGCGTTCCGGGCGTACAGCCGGGCAAGGTCGTGATCATCGGTGGCGGTGTTTCCGGTACCCATGCGGCGAAGATGGCTGTTGGTATGGGCGCGGATGTGACCATCCTTGATCGTTCCCTGCCGCGCCTGCGCCAGTTGGATGATATTTTCCGTGGCACTGTCGCAACCGCCTATTCCACGGTCGACAAGGTCGAGGAACTGGTGGTCAATGCCGATCTCGTTGTTGGTGCGGTCCTGATCCCGGGTGCCGCGGCACCGAAGCTGATCACCCGTGACATCCTGAAGAAAATGCATGACGGCGCGGTTTTCGTCGATATCGCAATCGACCAGGGCGGTTGTGCGGAAACCAGCCACGCAACGACCCATGCAGAGCCGACCTTCGTTGAGGAAGGTGTTGTTCACTACTGTGTGGCCAACATGCCGGGCGGCGTTGCGCGTACGTCCACCTTCGCGCTGAACAATGCGACCCTGCCGGGTGCGCTGGCGTTGGCTGACAAGGGCTATCGCAAGGCGTTGGCGGATGACGTTCATCTGCGCAACGGCCTGAATGTCCATGAAGGCAAAGTGACCTACAAGGCCGTCGCCGACGACCTCGGCTACGATTATGTGCCGGCTGAAGAAGCGCTTGGCCTCTAGGCTTCGGCAAAACGACAAGAAAAGGCCGTCCCCTTGCCGGGGGCGGCCTTTTTGTTTGAGGATGATGCGGCCCGCATGCGAATTGACGAGTGACTTTAAAAGCCTCGCAACCCGATACTCACTGCCAGCTTGCGAATCTGTGTCGATAGGTTGTTGGCGTCAGGCCGGTCACAGTGCGGAAATGCTGGCGAAAGTTGGTAGCGCTGCCCAGGCCTGACCGATTGGCGACGTCCTCGACCGGCAGGCTCGTTTCCTCGAGCAGGGTACGGGCGTAGGCGATGCGTTGCTGCAGCAACCACGCGCCGGGGGCTAGTCCTGTTGCGCCCACGATATGCCGATGCAGGCTGCGCGTGCTGATGTGGGCCGCGGCGGCCATCCGCTCAACGGTCCAGTTTTCGCCGATCCGTGCCTGGATTGTATCGAGCAGTACGGACAGGCGCTGTCCGGCGGGCGGCGGCAAGGGACGCTCGATAAATTGCGCCTGCCCACCGTCACGATGGGCCGCAACGACCAGACGTCGGGCCACGCTGTTGGCGGCTTTTGCTCCGAAATCCTTACGCACAAGATGGATACACAGATCAAGCCCGGCGGCGCTGCCCGCCGATGTCAGGATATCTCCCTCATCGATATATAACATATCGGGTTCAATCCGGGCGTCGGGGGCCTGTGCCGCCAGCGCGGCGATATGCAGCCAATGGGTGGTGACACGCCGCCCCGACAGCAGCCCGGCCTGTGCGAGCACAAATGCACCTCCGCAAATCGCCACGATTCTCGTTCCTCGTGCATGGGCTTGCCGCAGGGCCTGCAGCATAGGGGCCGGTGCTACGTCTTGCGGCCCGCGCCAACCCGGAATGATGACGGTGTCGGCCTCGGCCAGCAGATGAAGGTCGCCAGCGGGTTCCAGATATAATCCGCCGGCGCCCCGGAGGCGACCCGGCTCACCCGCAGCGGTCAGGCAGCGATACCAGTCAGGGCCCATCTCTGGCCGGGGCAGCCCGAAAACCTCGAAAGCACAACCAAACTCGAAGGTGCGTAGGTGATCATAGGTCAGGATGACGACGACGGGTTTGCGAATATTTGGCATGATACTTTCGATAGTTGGCATATCGGTCACTGTCAAGCCGGGGCGCTGTTTTGTATTCTTCTGGCCTACTCAAACATGCCAGACCAAGGAGCGGTGCAATGAAATTGATCGGAATGCTGGATTCGCCCTATGTACGCCGCGTGGCCATTTCCATGCATCTTCTCGACCTTCCCTTCGAACATCAGGCGCTCTCTGTTTTTTCCGACTTCGATGCCTTTGCTGCAATCAATCCGGTTGTAAAGGCCCCCACGCTTGTCACCGACGGAGGGGGCGTGTTGATGGACTCTGGTCTGATCCTCGAACATGCCGAACGACTGGCGAACGCCGGTCAGGGGCTGTCGCCTGCTGATCCGGCGGGCCATGCCGCCGCTCAGCGCATCATTGGCCTTGCTTTGGCTGCCTGCGAAAAGACCGTGCAGATCGTCTATGAACATCATCTCCGGCCTGCCGACAAACGGCACGAACCTTGGTTGGAGCGCATTCAAGGACAACTGACGGCCGCTTATGATTTGTTGGAGCAGGAGGTTCGCCATGCCAGTCCCTGGTGTTTCGGCCCGACGCCGCTTCAGGCCGATATCACCAGTGCTGTTGCGTTTCGCTTCACGCAGGAAATGCTGCCGGAGGCGATCAATGGTCAGGCGCTGCCTGCATTGACCCGCCTGTCGGACTATGCGGAGAGTACGGCGGCCTTTGCCGCCTATCCCTTCGCTTGAGGCCGCGGCGACTATGACCGGATACTTGCAACGATGGTATTGGCCCGCACAAGCGGGCCAATACCATTTTAGTCGTCAGTTCACACCGCAGTGTCAGTTGCCGACGCGTATGTTCCTGACCTGGATTTGCGCGCCCTGCGCCATCAACGGGGTCACGGGGCCGAGCGAGGTGTAAAGGTCTGTATAGCGGCCACCGGACAGAGGTTTTTTAAGGCTTGCTGCGGTCTGGCCGACACCTGCCACGCGTATGACGAATGTCGCATCGCGCAGGGTCACGGCGCTACGGTTCTGGACCCGCAACACAAGCTGGCCCTGATTGGTAACCAATGGGCTGACCTGCAGGTAGCGGCCGGGGTTTTGTGGCAGGTCAAGTTTGACAAGGTTGGCCTGGGCGCTTTGGCCGATTTTGCCTTTGTCATTGGCCGCTAGCTGGAAGTGGCGGATCGCTGTCCGGTCATCGCCATCCTGCATGGCGAGCTGCCCCAGAATGTTGTGGGCATAGGATGTGGGCAACAGTGCCGTACTGCGGCTCAGGTCCATGCGTGCACCGCTTTTATCACCTTTGGCCAGCTTCAGGGCCGCGCGTTGCTCATAATAGCTGTAAAAGCGGTCGTTTTTGCTAATTGCCGTGTTGATGGCGGACATGGCCTGGGAACTCTTGCCCTGACGGTTGTATGCTGCGGCCTTCAGCGCATAGGGCGCGGCGAGTGACGGCATCTTCCGGGCGGCACGATCCGCATAGGCCAGGGCATCAATGGGGGAATTGTCCTTCAGGGCATCATAGCCCTTTTTGACGTCCTTCTCGGCCTCCTGCACCTTAAGCAGTTTTGCGATATGTTGCTGGTAGGTTTTCTTGCCGGTGTACCAGCCGCCCTTGGGAGGGTTATTCACATATTGCTGGGCAAGCTTCCGGTTTTCGTCGACGCGCTCCTGCGAGGGCGGGTGCGTTGCGAACAGGCCTTCCAGGAAGCTGGGGTTCTTGCCATTCATCAGGCGTACGAAGGTTTCCTGCAGGCGGACGGCGGCCATGGGGTCGTAACCGGCCTTGACCATATAGCTTATGCCGTAATGGTCGGCTTCCAGTTCGGCATCCCGGCCGTATTTCCGTGTGACCAGGGTTGCGCCCAGCGCGGCGGAGCCGACGGCGACAGAGGCTGTCGTCTGGTCGATATCGGATGCGGCCAGGCCGACCTGCAGGGCCAGCATGCCGACATTTGCAAGAATGCCGCGTTCCATGCCCTGTGCACCGTGACGGGCCGTGGCATGCGTGATCTCGTGGCCCAGGACCGCCGCCAGTTCGGCTTCGTCATGCAGTTCCGTCAGCAGGCCCCAGTTGATGGCCACCTTGCCGCCGGGCAGCGCCCAGGCGTTGGGCACATCATTGTCGACGATGGTGAATTCAAACGGCAGATTGGGGCGGTGGCTCACCTTGGCCAGTTTCTGGCCAACCTGGTTGATATAGGCCGTCAGTTCGGGGTCTGCCTTGAACTTTCCGCCGCTGCCCTGCTGGGTCGGCAGGTATTGCTGTTTCCCGATGCTGATTTCCTGATCTTCCGAAACAAGCTGGAGTTCCTGTTTGCCGGTCACCGGGTTGGTGCCGCAGCCCGAAACCAACAGGCTCGCGCCAAGAAGCAGCGGCGCAACAATCTTCTTCGTGATGCCAATCATATCTACATTCCGCGGTAGGGGTTCGTCACTGCTCTTTGAATGCGGTCGAATGCTTTCCGGTCAAGGCCCAGGAAAGACAGACCATATTCCTGCTTTGTGTCATCTTCATGGGCGATGATGCGGACAGGAATTTCAAGGTCGCAGTCTGAAAACTGGATGGTGACGGCGGCCTCATGGCCGTTTTTCAGGGCGGCTTTTTCCGCCAGGAAGCTAACGCCGCCAAGGCTGATATTCACAATGGTGCCCTTCACGTCATCCACGGTGGCAGGCAGCGAAATCCCGGAAACGCGCTTGTCCTTCCGGCGATCACCGGTTGCCGTGATGCGTATCAACCTGGTCGGGCCTACCATGCCGTATCTTCCATCTTGTTGAATTTATTTACGCACTACGGGTGCATGAAGGCAAGAGGGTATGGCGTCAGATCAGTTGATGCTTTTTCAGCAGGCGGCGCGTCTGGTTGTAGTTCAACCCCAACAGGCCGGCGGCTTCTGTCTGGTTATAACGTGCCTGTTCGAGGGCTTTCTGCAGGAGGTGGCGTTCTTTCCTCGCGACTTCTTCGGTAAAATCCAGCGGGAAGGTGATTGTATCATTCTGCACCTGCGGTGCTGCGTCTTCCTCCTGCCAGGGTTTCTGGAAAGGATCGAAGGTGATTTGCGATATCGGGGCATCTTCCGTGTGGAGGTAGACGGCTCTCTCGATCACATTCTTCATTTCCCGGACATTACCGGGCCAGTCATAGGATAATAGCTGTTGCCGCGCCCCGTCGGAAAATCCGGGGAACAGGGCCATGCCCATCTGTTTTGTCATATCCATGGCGAAGGTCTCCGCGAGCGGCAGGATATCCGTGTGGCGCAGCCTCAAGGGTGGCAGCGTGACCACGTCAAAGGCGAGCCGGTCCAGCAAATCGGCACGGAAATTTCCGTCCCTGACGCATTGGCGCAGGTTGTCGTTGGTTGCCCCGACAATCCGCACATCCACGGAAACCGTTTCATGGCCGCCGACCCGTTCAAAGGTGCCGTATTCGATGACCCGCAACAGCTTTTCCTGGACGGCATTCGATGCGGTGGCGATCTCATCCAGAAACAGGGTGCCGCCGTCGGCGCGCTCAAAACGGCCGTGATGACGGCGTCTTGCATTGGTGAAGGCGCCTTCCTCATGGCCGAACAGTTCGGATTCCAGCAGCGTTTCGCTCAAGGCGGCGCAGTTGACTTTGACCAGAGGGCCGTCCCAGCGCCGCGAGAGATAATGCAGCCGCGTGGCGACAAGCTCCTTGCCGGTGCCGCGTTCGCCAATCACCAGACAGGGTTTTTCCAGGGGGGCAAGGCGGGAAACATGTTCCATGGCCTCCAGGAACAGGGGGTCTTCTCCCAGGATTGATGGCAATTCATTCATATCGAAAACCAATGTCGAAAAACGATAGTATTTATACTATATCGATATGTTAAAATATCCAAAAGTTTTTAAAGTTATTGTATTTCAATGGGTTGTCCGTTTGGCACGGCACTTGCGCTAGGAATAGCATCAGGCACTACTTTTTGAGGATGACAGCCATGGGTGTATTTTCCCGACTGACCGACATTGTAAACGCGAATATCAATTCGCTTCTGGACCGGGCGGAGGATCCGGAAAAGATGGCGCGTTTGATGATCCAGGAAATGGAAGACACGATGGTGGAGGTTCGCTCCGCCGCCGTGAAAGCCATTGCGGATCGCAATGAAATCGAACGGCGCTTGCAACAAATCCGCGATGGTATCGAGGAATGGGACCAGAAGGCCCAATTCGCGCTGTCGAAGAACCGCGAAGACCTGGCGCGCGGCGCGCTGGTTGCGAAGCGCAAGCTGGTGGATCAGGAAAATGTCCTCGAGGCGGAAATGGTATTGTTGTCGGAAAGCATCGACAAATACGATGAGGACCTCACCAAGCTGCAACAGAAGCTGGATGAGGCCAAGACCAAGCGCAAGTCCGTGGAAATCCGCATGAAAACGGCTGAAAAGCGCGTTAAGATGCGTGAGACGCTTTATTCCGGCCGGGTGGATGACGCCCTGTCGCGCTATGATAACCTTGAGCGTAAGATCGACGAACTGGAAGCAGATGCGGAATCCTACGAATTGGGCCGCGGCAAATCCCTGGATCAGGAATTTTCCGATCTCGCGGCGGAAAATGGTGTCGATGAGGAGCTTGAGGACTTGAAGAAGAAGCTCAAAAAGCAAAAGTCTTAAGGCATGGCTGCAAGCGGACGACGATTAAACAGAGGGGCATAACATGTGGGCCATATTCGTTCTGGCGGTCGTCTTTATGTCGGTGGTCGCGCCGATCTGGATAATTGCCCACTATGTCACCCTATGGCGTGTGGAAAAGCGCCGGGACACTCTCAGTGAGGCGGCGAAAGAGGAAGCGGTCGGTCTCAAGGAGACTGCGGAAAAGCTGGATCAGCGTATCGTCGCACTGGAAAAACTCTTGGATGCCGAACTGGACGGCTGGAGGACTAAATGAGCAGGCACGGACATCACGGATGTGAAAGCCACGGATGTGGTCAACATCGCGAGCAGAAGTTCACCAGACGGCTGGCGCGGCGCCTGGGGATTTCGCGGAAATGGGTGATCGGGGGCTTTGTCATCCTGGCGATTGTGAACTTTCCGCTGGCTGTGCTTGTGTTCGCGCTGGCCTGGTTCTGGTTGAACAAGCCGCATGTAGTGGAAAAGGCCGGGGAAAAAATCTCGTCTTTCGGCCGCAAGGCAAGGGGCCGATCCGAGGCGGAGACCGAGGCACCCTATCATCAAGCGCAGGATGCAGCCACGGATGGACCGTCACATTTCAATCCGGAGGCCGACCCCTGGTTCCAGGATCTGCGTCGGCGCTTCAAGGACCTGGAGGAACGTACCGGCGATATGGAGAAATTCGTCGTCTCCAAGGAATACAAGCTGCGTCGCGATTTCAATCAGATGGGCGAAGCCTGACGCCTGTCAGAACAATCGAGACTGTGACTGCCCGAGGCCCAAGCATTTATGTGCTTGGGCTTTTCTCTTGGTGTCGGGAACCCTTACATTTGTCTGGGGTGCGGGGTGCGTGCTACCGTTTTTTCCATTGAAACTTTTGGGTTTTTTTCGATGGCGCGATGATTGCATAGATATCTAGTTAATGCATCTGCGAACAGGTGACGGCGGGGAGGCTGCAATGCTGGATACAGGCATCATTCATCTATCAAGAGGGAAGCTGTCGGGATTGGCGGCATCTGTGATCATGGCGCTGGCGCTGGTCACGGCACCGACACAGGAGGCGCGAGCCGTGCTGGTGGAGGCGGATTCTATTGAGGCGGACGGTGCGAGCAGCACGGTTGATCTCTGGCTCTTCTCCTTCGCCTCCGATACCGTTGCGACTATAAAGGTCAATGACCTTGGCGGGCCGCCGGTTGTGGGTGCGGACCCGGATCTGATCATCTATCGTGACGACGGTTTATTCTCGACTATCTTCGCCAGCGATACCGCAGCGGGGACAGACCCGGATATTACCGCCAATTTCCTTGCGGGCTCCTACATCGGGGTTGTGGGCAATCACCTGCTCAATCCGGGAAGCTTCGGCCCCTTCATGGCGGATGCCGCCCTGGCGGTGGGTGGCTATGACTATGAGTTCAATCTGCCTGCCCCGGGGGATGTGGCGATCAGTATCAACTGTGTTCTGTCCGGCAATCTGGATGGCAGTTACAGCAAACGGGTGTTCCAGTTCGGTGCCGGGGATACCTGCCGCCTGCCGCCGACACAGGTGCCGGAGCCGGGCACGGCGCCATTGTTCATCCTCGGGCTGTGCGGGTTGCTGTTATGGACCGGAAAGAGACTACGGACGGTATGATCTCAACGAAAAAGCGCCGGTGGTATACCGGCGCTTTTGTGCAATCGGATTATGTCCGGTGCCATTACACCGTGCGCATATACCATTCGTAGTCCAGCGCCGGGATCAGGCGGTTGAATTCCTGACATTCAAAGCGGCGCATACCTTCAAACACATCCCAGTATTTTTCGGTCAGATAGGGCTTCAGTTTGCTGGCTTCCTTGAAGGTGAACAGCGCATCCGGCCAGGTCAGCGGCAGGCTTTCCGGGCGTGGGCTCTCATAGGCGTTGCCCTTGACCGGGCGGCCCGGATCGATTTTGTTGACCAGACCATGGTGGATACCGGCCAACACGCAGGCCATCACCAGATAGGGGTTGGCATCCGCCCCGGCGACGCGGTGCTCCACGCGGACGGAATTTTCCGTGCAATGCGGAATACGCAGTGAAACCGTACGGTTGTTTGAGCCCCAGGCCGTATTGATCGGCGCGTAGGACCCCGCCTGCAGGCGTCGGTAGGAATTGGCGTTCGGCGCGAAAATCCCCATGCCTTCGGCCATCGTGTCGGCCAGACCGCCAATGGCATGGCGCAGGGTGTCGCGCATTGGTACGCCGGTTTCCTCATCGACCGGACCGGCGAAATAATTATTGCCGTCCTTGTCGACCAGGCTCACATGGATATGCAGTCCGCAGCCTGCCAGTTCCTCGAACGGTTTGGCCATGAAGCTGGCGCAGAGGTCATGCTTGCGGGCCATCGCCTTGATCGCACGTTTCAGCATCATGGCGTCGTCGCAGGCCAGGATCGGGTCGTCGATATGGTGCAGGTTGATCTCATATTGGCCCGCGCCATATTCCTTCACCGCCGTGTCGGCGGGAATACCCTGCTGTTCACAGGCTTCTTCCACATCTGCCAGGAAGGCGTCAAATTCGTAGAGCTCCTCAATGCCATAGCATTGGGTCATGGTCTGGCGGCGCGCCATGCTGGCGGAATGAGCCTGTTGGGCGCGGCCGCCGGGCGTCAGTTCCTTGTCCAGCAGGTAAAACTCCAGTTCAACCGCCACAACCGGCGTCAGCCCCATGTCGGTTAGAGGCTGCATCGCTGTTTTCAGGATATGACGCGGATCGCCGAAGAAGGGATTGCCCTCGTCGTCGAACATGGAGGCAATCACCTGTCCTGTCGGGCGGGCTGCCCAGGGCACCATCTGCAAGGTGCCGGAAATGCCGAAACAGGCATAATCGGGGTCGCCGTCCTGACTGCCATAGGGTATCGTGGTGCAGTTTTGACCCGTCGTATCAAGAAGATAGGTGGAAAAAGGCAGTCGGATGCCGTCATCGGCCAGTTTATGCGCGGTTTCCCGACCGATGCGTTTGCCGCGGAATACGCCATTTGCATCCGGGACCAACATATCGATGCCTGTAATGTCGGGATGCTTGTTCAGGAAGTCCTGAATTTCCTGCACCGTGATTCTGTTTGCCATCATGCCACCTGATTAAAAAACACTGGGCCAGTTCGGGAAATCGCATTTGTTCGTTGCCCGGAAGCCCGAAATATCTAAAATGTGATCACAAAGAAACAACTTTCTGAGGCTTCATGTCAATACTTAGCGAATGGTTGGATCAAACACAGGCAGAAGAAGTTGAATGCCTGGTGCCCGATATGTCGGGTATTGCGCGGGGAAAAATCGTTCCCGCAAACAAATTTTTGAAAGGGGTTGAAGACCGTAGCCTTCGCCTTCCCGAGGTCGTCTTCAGCATGGCCGTCACTGGGGATTTTGTTGACGAGTCTGAAATCGTTTCCGAGGTGAACACCGATATTTTAATGGTGCCGGATGAGAATTCCATTCGGGTCGTGCCCTGGTATGATTATTCATCTGCACAAGTTATTTGCGACGCCGTCTATACGAACGGTGAGTTAGTCGATCTTGCGCCACGTTCTGTTCTGAAGCGCATTTTGAAAATGTATGAGGAAAACGGCTGGAAGCCCGTTGTGGCGCCCGAGCTGGAATTTTATTTCGTCAAAAAGAATCTGGACCCGGATAACCCGCTGGAGGCGCCGATCGGCCTTTCCGGCCGCAAGGAGTCCGGCCGCCAGGCCTATGGCATCGACGCCGCGAACGAATTCGACCATGTGGTGGAAGATATCTATGACTTCTGTGAGAAGGCCCACATTGATATCGACACGATGATCCATGAGGCCGGCCCCGCCCAGATGGAGTTCAACTTCAATCACGGCGACCCGCTGGAACTGGCGGATCAGGTCTTCCTGGCAAAGCGTGCGGTGCGCCAGGCGGCGATGCGCCACGATATGTATGCGACCTTCATGGCGAAGCCCCATGCCAACGAGCCGGGCTCTGCCATGCATATTCACCAGTCGATCATCGATATGGAAACGGGTCAGAACATCTTTGCCACGAAGGCAGGCAAGGATTCCAAATATCTGCTGAACTATATCGGTGGGTTGCAGCGCTATGTCGGGGCTGCAATGCCGCTGTTCGGGGCGAATGTGAACTCCTATCGCCGGATTTCGCCTTATACCGATGCACCGATCAACACTCATTGGGGCCATGATAACCGCACGGTTGGCCTGCGCGTGCCGGATTCCGGTCCGGAAGCGCGCCGCGTTGAAAACCGTGTGCCCGGTGCGGATGCCAATCCTTATCTGGCGATGGCGGCAACGCTGGCTTGCGGGCTGCTCGGGATGCTGGAACGGCGCAAGGCAACCAAGCCGATG
The Aestuariispira ectoiniformans genome window above contains:
- a CDS encoding MarR family winged helix-turn-helix transcriptional regulator, with product MTDNHAPGDLVLENFLPYRLSILTNRISQTLAGIYQERFGISIPEWRVMAILGRHSPLSSNLIAERGRMDKAKVSRAVSRLLDAGLITRETDPRDNRLLILKLSTRGKRIYAKITPMALAWESDLMSGLDDEDRAAMDRILNKLSERVEEMREQDA
- a CDS encoding DoxX family protein, translating into MSFLILLTLLSLIAYAAGRLFKRRLPLRDAMRLGMGCAFLYTGLDHFMSGATRYVPMMPDLLENYAFELVWLTGGLEIAGAVGLLLPLRVYQRLGLPNLRGWAGVGLAVLLCVMVIANINVAVTGSHVAGLDFGPWYYWSRPFFQPVFVIWALYAAGVYKTSSLRENTL
- a CDS encoding TetR/AcrR family transcriptional regulator, with the protein product MTEKDPYHHGDLRNALLAAAREILDEAGVSGLSLRAVARRAGVSQTAPYRHFKDKAALIAAIATDGFLVLKDTLEAASDEGQEGEGLHSLGRAYVNFARKNTGLYRLMFGPEIGQVDRDDAYWHASRGTYDLLAGGLPPDRGDEAGDRRAKALAAWSLVHGLAMLILDGQVDLAADTDVDGLIDQVLQRGGMV
- a CDS encoding TerB family tellurite resistance protein, which produces MLSELIGELRSGINRMRHKPFLEASMAAAALVALADGIVSLSERSRLDEILEGLDLLKLYDVHDAVDIFNAHIAAMETDMALGKEGALGQVTLVADDAVEADLVVRIALAIGCADDNLTAEEIDILNRICTKLGLISDQYLEKYVSQD
- the ald gene encoding alanine dehydrogenase, with the translated sequence MLVGVPKEIKNNEFRVGLVPSSVRELVHHGHQVIVETQAGAGIGIFDEDYVAAGAEIVSTPAEVFERAEMVVKVKEPQPNECKMLRPGQVLYTYLHLAPDPEQTKLLVESGCIAIAYETVTDANGGLPLLAPMSEVAGRMSIQAGAHALEKSQGGRGVLLGGVPGVQPGKVVIIGGGVSGTHAAKMAVGMGADVTILDRSLPRLRQLDDIFRGTVATAYSTVDKVEELVVNADLVVGAVLIPGAAAPKLITRDILKKMHDGAVFVDIAIDQGGCAETSHATTHAEPTFVEEGVVHYCVANMPGGVARTSTFALNNATLPGALALADKGYRKALADDVHLRNGLNVHEGKVTYKAVADDLGYDYVPAEEALGL
- the ftrA gene encoding transcriptional regulator FtrA codes for the protein MPNIRKPVVVILTYDHLRTFEFGCAFEVFGLPRPEMGPDWYRCLTAAGEPGRLRGAGGLYLEPAGDLHLLAEADTVIIPGWRGPQDVAPAPMLQALRQAHARGTRIVAICGGAFVLAQAGLLSGRRVTTHWLHIAALAAQAPDARIEPDMLYIDEGDILTSAGSAAGLDLCIHLVRKDFGAKAANSVARRLVVAAHRDGGQAQFIERPLPPPAGQRLSVLLDTIQARIGENWTVERMAAAAHISTRSLHRHIVGATGLAPGAWLLQQRIAYARTLLEETSLPVEDVANRSGLGSATNFRQHFRTVTGLTPTTYRHRFASWQ
- a CDS encoding glutathione S-transferase family protein — translated: MKLIGMLDSPYVRRVAISMHLLDLPFEHQALSVFSDFDAFAAINPVVKAPTLVTDGGGVLMDSGLILEHAERLANAGQGLSPADPAGHAAAQRIIGLALAACEKTVQIVYEHHLRPADKRHEPWLERIQGQLTAAYDLLEQEVRHASPWCFGPTPLQADITSAVAFRFTQEMLPEAINGQALPALTRLSDYAESTAAFAAYPFA
- a CDS encoding M48 family metalloprotease, with amino-acid sequence MIGITKKIVAPLLLGASLLVSGCGTNPVTGKQELQLVSEDQEISIGKQQYLPTQQGSGGKFKADPELTAYINQVGQKLAKVSHRPNLPFEFTIVDNDVPNAWALPGGKVAINWGLLTELHDEAELAAVLGHEITHATARHGAQGMERGILANVGMLALQVGLAASDIDQTTASVAVGSAALGATLVTRKYGRDAELEADHYGISYMVKAGYDPMAAVRLQETFVRLMNGKNPSFLEGLFATHPPSQERVDENRKLAQQYVNNPPKGGWYTGKKTYQQHIAKLLKVQEAEKDVKKGYDALKDNSPIDALAYADRAARKMPSLAAPYALKAAAYNRQGKSSQAMSAINTAISKNDRFYSYYEQRAALKLAKGDKSGARMDLSRSTALLPTSYAHNILGQLAMQDGDDRTAIRHFQLAANDKGKIGQSAQANLVKLDLPQNPGRYLQVSPLVTNQGQLVLRVQNRSAVTLRDATFVIRVAGVGQTAASLKKPLSGGRYTDLYTSLGPVTPLMAQGAQIQVRNIRVGN